A genomic stretch from Carassius auratus strain Wakin chromosome 37, ASM336829v1, whole genome shotgun sequence includes:
- the mki67 gene encoding proliferation marker protein Ki-67 isoform X3 has product MPLLGKIVVIKRNGGDGTEFPLTASCLFGRKLDCDIRIQLPQVSKEHCKIELNENKELILTNLSSVNPTRINGQALNQSECLKHGDVITIIDRSFRFEYPPPKTPKKRLSTPGKGKAVQALKEQQEKATPVPVEKRKSEHSFDTCLKDGSNLPPSLEQTVETEPEDGKLKKDSMSPFCELYQMVKQDLAAKSPWKSEQPKTPLARPQNGYEKVSAADVKSSQKQVTTPSTKKRRSSKSNSEDTTGSAIPQSSFNSNVEENLTNDVPSIGSTTPSMTQNCVTPVSRKNITPLKTPQKFSAGEVVQQILLQPQPEEKTPKSPKGRRSGGSQDQSLVHQMPSVQPQTPRDNSKDNNTGVKMSPRTSPRANAGKRFQIQDVLPEITSTTSASKKEDDTSVNELFNGNESHNEVIVLKAKKKRVSFGGQLSPELFDKGLPPNSPLRRGATPRHSLGAFQRPQSLLRRASTIGLLALRLRETVSEAQKCSPNKASPKRSLGTKAKTPSPAKRSSGTKAKTPSPKCQKSPSASTKTPTPSSTPAAPRTPASAKRASTSAIEAAGDMSLTETPRVQGRFSVSLINTPSPVQDQGSMSEPQSAIAEDVPQKYVTPKIPLRRKSMKSSGRKTPKSAIKSALDVMRSRRSGASRANLKVLTSWADIVKFGQTKPQTEVTTKKKPTKSTIVKRAVLPKPKTPAQRLKDDVSTGHAASPVTIVVGKAHMRTNQYVGAAPKIVPNIALFKKDMKMDEDLTGVEEIFKTPANTRSKNRVPLNKDCPEISLDEVSVMKTPEESGEMLVSPLSVVSTAKSGRYNNEAVTRLLLDNQDGSLLEDEGLSELPDNSIETSCHDIIPDVETPNVQTEEEEAAPETVVKTPNQKAAPSLCLTGVKQLMKTPKQKAEPIEDLRGKLLKTPKECKPSHGESLEGIKELLKTPKYRGAPVEDMVGVKRVMQTPKVKSNPVLCASGLQRLMRTPKEKAEQHEDLTGVKELMKTPEIKGDLMENQARLKRFAKTPKQKRNQVKEDLTGVQQLKNTPKHRGEPVEDQMGMEGLMQTPKEKVEPVEDLSDLKQSMQTPKLKRESVSSQFEISELMKTPRLETMTEESTGLKELEPENSSFLTTGSSVTEPIKIQEPMESCSTFMTAEGDLKLGLDEEYDQENVCQVETMESEVLKSMDLQCTAKTVESNQSHPYIETVTPQERHPDQIEEEIVSVDASDVCSSGPDKKNQEQSEETVCVSDNTNTTVEATSTSSTAEQVELVKSPPASKIQRGTRGKAAQRSKNGNNKMAKAPAVLLLIEEENMSSPVPASPIRGKRGKKLLEVSEIAASPVRKSARGRVPKHSSVEEEAKNTEVEMQDSLPAVTKTRKGQKPKQDGADAAVATTHDANAVDPQCPDANEEQVQAPLVKTGRRKIMDKTRRQPSEELEQTTTEIVCEENAVAPEDVKLQTSLGTDTISSTRARRGRPTKKEHLKTEPTPALESKIPSTHAVVVAEKPVIPVAKSVQGRKGKKETVKDQPLGDDDVMVVSKIAAEANVDHKEEPEAPVVKCGRGRKTKQQKPQMAEEVVDQPAVDTSIHLPVTEEHTETVIKSVRGNRKTKQSKETVSVKAEENIVSPIEQAETPVVKTGRKRAVNAKETEMVADVAVKRGRRAVADPAPPVAVVSSRVRKAVMKAESEVTEDVASSEEPVKPVKHTRRTAKAPKSKEEENTMTQAGSEFVAAEKISGVGLEKVERGSRGRKLKDSTKDIPKSPISESATAEQASEIKPSKTVTCNTDLVVCKDTEKSEITTNVKEPQLKKSKRLGKLPAEMSSTESNQSTDLPPRGRRGRGVKEEIPIEETQEEAQIKVKPLRRGKAVAPSVPKSEPTDSKTSTPLKRRRIEVTDESVNKEPLPKRRGRVVEVAAEVSSKEKMPEAEPEKADPTSKKIGNKATRGQKSTAQKPDPAPAKAQESVSGMHNINAVLLSRREPPLEKQGV; this is encoded by the exons ATGCCTTTGCTTGGGAAGATAGTGGTGATCAAGAGAAATGGAGGAGATGGCACTGAATTTCCCCTCACAGCGTCCTGTCTGTTCGGAAG GAAGCTGGACTGTGATATTCGGATTCAGCTGCCGCAGGTGTCTAAAGAGCATTGTAAAATTGAGCTAAATGAGAACAAGGAG CTAATTTTGACCAATCTGAGCTCCGTGAACCCCACTCGTATTAATGGACAAGCTCTTAATCAGTCGGAATGTTTAAAGCATGGTGATGTCATCACAATCATTGATCGTTCTTTCAG GTTTGAGTACCCACCTCCTAAGACACCGAAGAAGAGGCTGTCCACACCTGGAAAAGGCAAAGCAGTTCAG GCTTTGAAAGAGCAGCAGGAAAAAGCCACACCTGTTCCTGTGGAAAAGAGAAAGTCGGAGCATTCGTTTG ATACTTGTTTAAAAGATGGGTCAAACTTGCCACCATCTTTGGAACAAACTGTTGAGACCGAACCAGAAGATGGCAAACTTAAAAAGGACAGCATGTCACCTTTTTGTGAGCTTTACCAAATGGTCAAACAGGACCTTGCTGCAAAATCACCATGGAAGTCTGAGCAACCAAAAACACCTCTTGCAAGACCTCAGAATGGTTACGAGAAAGTTTCGGCTGCAGATGTTAAAAGTAGTCAGAAACAGGTCACAACCCCATCTACAAAGAAGCGAAGATCATCAAAATCCAATTCTGAGGATACAACTGGATCAGCTATACCTCAGagttcatttaattcaaatgtgGAAGAAAACCTCACTAACGATGTGCCATCTATAGGGTCCACCACCCCCTCAATGACACAGAATTGTGTAACTCCTGTCTCCCGGAAGAATATAACACCCTTGAAGACACCTCAGAAATTCAGTGCTGGTGAGGTAGTCCAGCAAATTCTTTTACAGCCCCAGCCTGAAGAGAAGACTCCTAAATCCCCAAAAGGAAGGAGAAGTGGTGGATCACAGGATCAGAGCCTTGTTCATCAAATGCCTTCAGTCCAGCCTCAGACTCCAAGGGATAACTCAAAGGATAACAACACTGGAGTGAAGATGTCACCTAGAACATCACCAAGAGCAAATGCTGGCAAAAGGTTTCAAATCCAAGATGTTCTGCCTGAAATTACATCTACCACATCAGCATCTAAGAAGGAAG ATGACACTTCAGTAAATGAGCTATTTAATGGTAATGAATCACACAATGAGGTAATTGTACTCAAAGCAAAGAAAAAGCGAGTGTCCTTTGGTGGTCAGCTGAGTCCAGAGCTATTTGACAAAGGCTTGCCCCCAAATTCCCCCCTTCGCCGTGGGGCCACCCCACGACACAGTTTGGGTGCTTTTCAAAGACCCCAATCTCTCTTACGACGAGCATCCACCATTGGTCTTTTG GCTCTTCGACTTAGAGAAACAGTTTCAGAGGCTCAAAAATGTTCTCCAAATAAAGCTTCACCCAAAAGGTCACTGGGTACCAAGGCTAAAACTCCATCACCTGCCAAAAGGTCATCGGGAACCAAGGCTAAAACTCCATCACCAAAATGTCAAAAGTCACCATCTGCTTCAACCAAAACACCAACACCATCCTCTACTCCTGCTGCACCTAGGACACCTGCATCTGCTAAGAGAGCATCAACTTCAGCGATTGAGGCTGCTGGTGACATGTCTTTAACTGAGACACCGAGGGTGCAGGGAAGGTTTTCAGTCTCTCTTATCAATACTCCATCCCCTGTCCAGGACCAGGGGAGCATGTCTGAACCACAGTCAGCCATTGCAGAAGATGTGCCCCAGAAGTATGTAACACCAAAGATACCCTTAAGGAGGAAGAGCATGAAGTCTTCTGGAAGAAAAACTCCCAAAAGTGCAATTAAAAGTGCTCTTGATGTCATGCGTTCAAGACGTAGTGGAGCATCTCGGGCTAATCTAAAAG TGTTGACTTCTTGGGCTGATATTGTAAAATTTGGTCAGACCAAACCTCAAACAGAAGTTACAACTAAGAAAAAACCTACAAAGAGCACTATAGTGAAGAGAGCTGTACTGCCAAAACCCAAG ACACCTGCACAGAGGCTGAAAGATGATGTTAGTACTGGGCATGCAGCATCTCCAGTCACCATTGTTGTTGGCAAAGCCCATATGAGGACTAACCAGTATGTTGGTGCTGCACCTAAAATAGTGCCAAATATAGCACTATTCAAGAAGGACATGAAAATGGATGAGGACTTGACAG GTGTTGAAGAGATTTTTAAAACACCAGCCAACACCAGGTCTAAGAATAGAGTTCCTTTAAATAAAGACTGTCCAGAGATTTCTCTGGATGAGGTTTCAGTGATGAAAACACCAGAAGAATCAG GTGAAATGTTGGTGTCGCCATTAAGTGTGGTCTCCACTGCCAAAAGTGGTCGCTACAACAATGAAGCGGTAACACGACTACTTCTTGACAACCAGGATGGTAGTTTGTTGGAAGACGAAGGTCTTTCTGAACTCCCTGATAACTCTATTGAAACAAGTTGCCATGACATCATTCCAGATGTAGAGACACCTAATGTCcaaacagaggaagaggaggCTGCACCTGAAACAGTAGTCAAAACCCCAAACCAGAAAGCTGCACCATCCTTGTGTCTCACTGGAGTCAAGCAACTCATGAAAACACCAAAACAGAAGGCTGAACCAATTGAGGACTTAAGAGGAAAGCTGCTCAAGACCCCCAAGGAATGTAAACCTTCCCATGGTGAAAGTCTAGAAGGCATTAAGGAACTCCTAAAGACTCCCAAATACAGGGGAGCACCAGTAGAAGACATGGTTGGAGTGAAAAGAGTGATGCAGACTCCAAAAGTGAAGAGCAATCCTGTACTCTGCGCATCTGGTCTTCAGAGGCTTATGAGAACACCCAAAGAAAAGGCTGAGCAACATGAAGACCTTACTGGTGTGAAAGAACTGATGAAAACACCGGAAATAAAGGGAGACCTGATGGAGAATCAAGCACGGCTGAAAAGATTTGCGAAGACACCTAAACAGAAGAGAAATCAAGTCAAAGAGGACCTAACTGGTGTTCAGCAACTGAAGAACACCCCTAAACACAGAGGAGAACCAGTTGAAGATCAAATGGGTATGGAAGGGCTGATGCAGACTCCCAAAGAGAAAGTTGAACCCGTAGAAGACTTATCTGATTTGAAGCAGTCAATGCAGACTCCCAAGTTAAAAAGAGAATCTGTCAGCAGTCAGTTTGAAATCAGTGAACTTATGAAGACCCCTCGACTCGAAACAATGACAGAGGAGTCCACTGGCCTTAAAGAACTCGAACCTGAGAACAGCTCTTTCTTGACAACCGGAAGTAGTGTGACTGAGCCTATTAAG atCCAAGAACCGATGGAAAGTTGCTCTACGTTCATGACAGCTGAAGGAGACTTAAAACTGG GTTTGGATGAGGAATACGACCAAGAAAATGTCTGTCAGGTTGAAACCATGGAGAGTGAAGTTTTAAAATCTATGGATCTACAGTGCACCGCTAAAACAGTTGAATCTAATCAGAGTCATCCATATATTGAGACTGTAACTCCACAGGAAAGACACCCTGACCAGATTGAAGAGGAGATTGTTTCAGTTGATGCTTCTGATGTGTGTTCTTCTGGGCCAGATAAAAAAAACCAAGAGCAGTCTGAAGAAACTGTATGCGTATCTGATAATACCAACACAACAGTTGAAGCTACCTCAACTTcatccactgctgagcaagtggAGCTAGTCAAGTCTCCACCTGCCAGTAAAATTCAGCGTGGCACTCGAGGAAAAGCAGCACAGAGATCCAAAAATGGTAACAACAAAATGGCCAAAGCACCTGCTGTATTGTTATTAATTGAAGAGGAAAATATGAGTAGTCCAGTTCCCGCTAGTCCTATCAGAGGAAAGAGAGGCAAGAAACTTCTTGAAGTATCAGAAATCGCTGCCAGTCCAGTTAGAAAATCAGCCCGTGGTAGAGTTCCCAAGCACAGCTCTGTGGAAGAAGAGGCAAAGAATACAGAGGTCGAGATGCAAGATTCCCTGCCTGCCGTTACCAAAACCAGGAAAGGGCAAAAACCTAAACAAGATGGTGCTGATGCTGCAGTTGCAACCACTCATGATGCAAATGCTGTGGACCCACAGTGTCCTGATGCAAATGAAGAGCAGGTCCAAGCCCCTCTTGTGAAAACTGGGAGGAGAAAAATTATGGATAAAACCAGAAGACAACCTTCAGAAGAACTTGAACAGACAACAACTGAAATTGTTTGTGAGGAAAATGCTGTTGCACCAGAGGATGTCAAGTTGCAGACTTCACTAGGTACTGACACCATCTCCTCAACTAGAGCTAGGAGGGGAAGGCCAACAAAAAAGGAACACTTGAAAACCGAGCCAACCCCTGCTTTGGAAAGCAAAATTCCAAGCACTCATGCTGTTGTAGTGGCTGAGAAGCCAGTGATACCTGTAGCAAAGTCAGTGCAAGGAAGGAAAGGTAAAAAAGAAACTGTCAAGGACCAGCCCTtgggtgatgatgatgtcatggTTGTTTCCAAAATTGCGGCAGAGGCAAATGTTGACCATAAAGAGGAGCCTGAAGCACCTGTGGTCAAGTGTGGCAGAGGACGAAAAACCAAACAGCAGAAACCACAAATGGCTGAAGAGGTTGTTGACCAACCTGCTGTAGATACCAGCATACATTTACCTGTGACCGAAGAACACACTGAAACAGTGATAAAATCTGTGAGAGGGAATAGGAAGACAAAGCAGTCAAAGGAGACCGTTTCAGTTAAGGCTGAGGAGAACATTGTCAGCCCAATTGAACAAGCAGAGACCCCTGTTGTCAAAACGGGTCGAAAAAGGGCTGTTAATGCAAAGGAAACTGAAATGGTGGCAGATGTTGCGGTCAAAAGAGGTCGTCGTGCTGTTGCAGACCCTGCACCGCCAGTTGCTGTGGTGTCTAGCCGTGTACGTAAAGCAGTTATGAAGGCAGAGTCTGAGGTTACTGAGGATGTAGCTTCATCAGAAGAGCCAGTAAAGCCTGTTAAACATACCAGGAGAACAGCAAAAGCACCTAAATCAAAGGAAGAAGAAAATACTATGACACAGGCAGGTTCTGAATTTGTTGCTGCTGAGAAAATATCAGGTGTCGGACTGGAGAAAGTGGAAAGAGGAAGCCGTGGAAGAAAACTGAAGGATTCGACTAAGGACATCCCTAAAAGCCCAATCAGTGAGTCTGCTACAGCTGAGCAAGCTAGTGAAATAAAACCATCAAAAACGGTTACCTGCAACACAGATTTGGTCGTCTGTAAAGACACTGAAAAGTCTGAAATTACTACCAATGTAAAAGAGCCGCAGCTGAAGAAATCCAAAAGGTTAGGCAAATTACCAGCTGAGATGTCTTCCACAGAATCAAATCAGTCAACTGATCTGCCACCCAGAGGCCGCAGAGGGAGAGGAGTGAAAGAAGAAATTCCCATTGAAGAGACTCAAGAAGAAGCTCAGATAAAAGTCAAGCCATTGAGAAGAGGAAAAGCAGTGGCTCCCTCTGTGCCCAAATCAGAGCCCACTGATAGTAAGACATCAACCCCCCTCAAAAGGAGAAGGATTGAAGTGACAGATGAGTCCGTAAATAAGGAGCCTTTGCCAAAGAGAAGAGGCAGAGTAGTCGAAGTTGCAGCAGAGGTCTCAAGCAAAGAGAAAATGCCTGAAGCTGAACCAGAAAAGGCTGATCCTACTTCCAAGAAGATTGGAAATAAAGCTACAAGAGGACAGAAAAGTACAGCACAGAAACCAGATCCAGCACCTGCTAAAGCTCAAGAGTCTGTTTCAGGTATGCATAATATAAATGCTGTCCTCTTATCCAGAAGG GAACCACCACTCGAAAAGCAAGGAGTGTGA